One region of Limnospira fusiformis SAG 85.79 genomic DNA includes:
- a CDS encoding peroxiredoxin: protein MPVQVGDLAPDFTLTSQTGESVSLKDFRGNKAVVLYFYPKDDTPGCTAEACAFRDSYTIFQETGAEVIGVSADSPDEHQKFVGKYNLPFTLLSDKGNQVRKLYGVPATLWILPGRVTYVIDNQGVVRHIFDSMLDFKGHVDEALKTLRSMSAV from the coding sequence ATGCCAGTTCAAGTTGGAGACCTCGCCCCCGATTTTACTTTAACCTCCCAGACCGGGGAATCGGTTAGCCTCAAAGACTTTCGGGGTAACAAAGCAGTAGTGCTTTATTTTTACCCTAAAGATGATACCCCAGGATGCACGGCCGAAGCCTGTGCCTTTCGGGACAGTTACACGATTTTTCAGGAAACTGGGGCGGAAGTTATCGGAGTCAGTGCGGACTCCCCCGATGAACATCAGAAATTTGTCGGTAAGTATAATTTGCCTTTTACTCTGTTAAGTGATAAGGGAAATCAGGTGCGGAAATTATACGGAGTTCCAGCCACCTTATGGATACTTCCCGGTCGGGTGACTTATGTAATCGATAATCAAGGGGTAGTCCGTCACATTTTTGATTCCATGTTGGATTTTAAAGGTCATGTGGATGAAGCCTT